Genomic segment of Syntrophales bacterium:
CCAATCCTAGGTGGGTCAAGGATAACAAGATCAACATTGATCCTCTTTGCTATAATTTCATTTTTCACAACAGTTTTTACGTCTCCTCTGAAAACGTCCGCATTTGATATCCCGTGATTTTTATAGTTCAGCCGGGCACATTCAACCGATTTTCTGTCAAGCTCTATGCCCAAGACCTGCCGGACATAACCGGCTAAAAAAAACGAAAAGAGACCTGATCCGCAGTGG
This window contains:
- a CDS encoding methyltransferase domain-containing protein; protein product: HCGSGLFSFFLAGYVRQVLGIELDRKSVECARLNYKNHGISNADVFRGDVKTVVKNEIIAKRINVDLVILDPPRIGCDKELLSRIVALNPGKIIYVACNPATQARDISFLADRGFSLRALQPIDMFPQTKHIEVIAVLEKS